The following proteins are co-located in the Sphingobacteriaceae bacterium genome:
- a CDS encoding DUF4159 domain-containing protein gives MKTKILKSLSIFCALFLFSGYHTTSSSFQIALLKYNGGGDWYANLETSLPNLIKFCNTNLHTTINPEQAVVDAGSIEIFNYPFVHMTGHGNVIFSNQEAENLRKYLIAGGFLHISDNYGMDKFIRLEMKKVFPELDFVEIPFDHPIYHQKYDFPNGLPKIHEHDNKAPQGFGLNYKGRLLCFYDYECDLGDGWESFDVHKNSEETRTKALKMGANLIAYAFTNYQKEN, from the coding sequence ATGAAAACCAAAATCCTGAAATCTCTGAGTATTTTTTGCGCATTATTTTTATTTTCTGGTTATCACACTACTTCTTCATCTTTTCAAATTGCACTCTTAAAATACAATGGCGGTGGTGATTGGTATGCCAATCTGGAAACTTCTTTACCCAACTTAATTAAATTTTGTAATACCAATCTACACACCACTATTAACCCGGAACAGGCCGTTGTAGATGCCGGTAGTATAGAAATTTTTAATTACCCTTTTGTGCATATGACCGGCCACGGGAATGTAATTTTCAGCAACCAGGAAGCCGAAAATCTGAGAAAATATTTAATAGCCGGAGGTTTTTTACACATCAGCGATAATTATGGAATGGATAAATTTATTAGATTGGAAATGAAAAAAGTTTTTCCGGAATTAGATTTTGTTGAAATACCTTTTGATCATCCTATTTACCATCAAAAATATGATTTTCCAAATGGCTTACCCAAAATTCACGAACACGATAATAAAGCCCCTCAGGGATTTGGATTGAATTACAAAGGACGACTATTATGCTTTTATGATTACGAATGCGATTTGGGCGACGGATGGGAAAGTTTTGATGTACATAAAAATAGTGAGGAGACAAGAACAAAAGCTTTAAAAATGGGAGCCAATCTGATTGCTTACGCTTTTACTAATTATCAAAAGGAAAATTAA
- the dnaA gene encoding chromosomal replication initiator protein DnaA, which yields MKEKTAEQVWNGCLEIIKDNVSQQNFKTWFEPIKPIKLNNSVLTIQVPSQFFYEWIEEHYITLIKKVIRKELGAEGRLEYNIIMDNASGKTETPITFKLPNISTNLKNPSVSMPIEVGSSIKNPFVIPGLKKVQVESQLNPNYSFDNFVEGDCNRLARSAGFAVAQKPGGNAFNPLLLYGGVGLGKTHLAQAIGIEVKKNYPNKTVLYVQSEKFITQFIESIKNNNQNDFVHFYQMIDVLIIDDVQYFAGKEKTQDVFFHIFNHLHQLGKQIILTADRAPVDIQGIEQRLLSRFKWGLSADLQAPGLETRIAILEKKVYNEGIQLPKEVVEYLAYSITSNVRELEGALISLLAQSSLNKKIITLELAKAMIDKFVKSTAREVSIDYIQKVVCDYFDLAIDTMKSKTRKREVVQARQIAMYFAKNMTKSSLATIGMHCGGKDHATVLHACRTVNNLMDTDKRFKAYIEELEKKISISN from the coding sequence ATGAAGGAAAAGACTGCAGAGCAAGTATGGAATGGATGTCTGGAAATAATAAAAGACAATGTGAGCCAGCAAAATTTTAAAACCTGGTTTGAACCAATTAAACCAATTAAATTAAACAACAGTGTTTTAACCATACAAGTACCATCACAGTTTTTTTATGAATGGATTGAAGAACACTATATCACTTTAATTAAAAAAGTGATTCGTAAGGAATTAGGTGCTGAAGGTAGATTAGAATACAATATTATAATGGACAATGCTTCCGGTAAAACGGAAACCCCAATAACCTTCAAGTTACCGAATATTAGTACCAATTTAAAAAACCCTTCGGTTTCTATGCCGATTGAGGTGGGTAGTTCAATAAAAAATCCTTTTGTTATTCCGGGACTTAAAAAAGTACAAGTAGAATCGCAATTAAATCCGAATTACAGTTTTGATAATTTTGTTGAAGGAGATTGTAATCGTTTAGCGCGCAGTGCAGGATTTGCCGTTGCACAAAAGCCGGGAGGAAATGCGTTTAATCCATTATTATTATATGGAGGAGTGGGATTAGGCAAAACTCACCTTGCTCAAGCTATTGGTATTGAGGTGAAAAAGAATTATCCCAACAAAACTGTATTATACGTTCAGTCAGAGAAATTTATTACTCAATTTATAGAGTCGATTAAAAATAACAATCAAAACGATTTCGTACATTTTTATCAAATGATCGATGTTTTGATAATTGATGATGTGCAGTATTTTGCAGGTAAAGAAAAAACACAAGATGTATTTTTTCATATTTTCAATCATTTACATCAATTAGGAAAACAAATTATTTTAACTGCTGATAGAGCGCCAGTTGATATTCAAGGAATTGAGCAAAGGTTACTTTCCAGATTCAAATGGGGTTTAAGTGCAGATTTACAAGCGCCGGGCTTAGAAACCAGAATTGCTATTTTAGAAAAGAAGGTTTACAACGAAGGAATTCAACTTCCTAAAGAAGTGGTTGAGTATTTAGCTTATAGCATTACTTCAAATGTACGTGAATTAGAAGGAGCCTTAATTTCCTTATTAGCTCAGTCGAGTTTGAACAAAAAAATCATTACGCTTGAATTGGCAAAAGCCATGATTGATAAATTTGTAAAGAGCACTGCTCGCGAAGTTTCAATCGACTATATCCAAAAAGTGGTTTGCGATTATTTTGATTTAGCTATTGATACCATGAAGTCTAAAACCCGCAAAAGGGAAGTGGTTCAGGCTCGCCAAATCGCTATGTATTTTGCTAAAAACATGACAAAATCTTCATTGGCAACAATAGGAATGCATTGTGGTGGTAAAGATCACGCAACTGTATTACATGCTTGTCGAACAGTAAATAACTTAATGGATACCGATAAGCGTTTTAAAGCATATATCGAGGAACTCGAGAAGAAAATCAGTATTAGCAACTAA
- a CDS encoding 3-hydroxybutyryl-CoA dehydrogenase — MNKITVIGSGTMGNGIAHTFAQFGYEVCLVDISDAALQKALATITKNLDRQVSKAVINEEQKNSTLKNIKTFTDITKCATDSDLVVEAASENVEVKLKIFKQLDEICQPSTILASNTSSISITKIASVTKRADKVIGMHFMNPVPVMKLVEVIRGYNTSNEVCDSIMELSKKLGKIPVEVNDYPGFVANKILMPMINEAIITLYEGEAGVTEIDTVMKLGMAHPMGPLQLADFIGLDVCLNILRVLQDGFGNPKYSPCPLLVNMVTAGDLGVKSGKGFYDYSGGGKELVVAEGFKKKIESTSLA; from the coding sequence ATGAATAAAATTACAGTAATAGGTAGCGGAACAATGGGAAATGGAATTGCGCATACGTTTGCGCAGTTCGGCTACGAGGTTTGTTTGGTTGATATTAGCGACGCTGCTTTGCAAAAAGCTTTAGCAACAATAACTAAAAATCTCGACAGACAGGTTTCTAAAGCTGTTATAAATGAGGAACAAAAAAACAGTACGCTTAAAAATATTAAAACTTTTACGGATATAACGAAATGTGCTACAGATTCAGATTTAGTGGTTGAAGCAGCCAGTGAAAATGTGGAGGTGAAACTTAAGATTTTCAAACAACTCGATGAAATTTGTCAGCCTTCTACTATTTTAGCGAGTAACACTTCATCAATTTCTATTACTAAAATTGCATCTGTAACCAAGCGAGCTGATAAAGTAATTGGTATGCACTTCATGAACCCGGTACCGGTTATGAAATTGGTTGAAGTGATCCGAGGGTACAATACTTCAAATGAAGTTTGCGATTCCATTATGGAGCTCTCAAAGAAATTAGGTAAAATTCCGGTAGAAGTGAATGATTATCCGGGATTCGTGGCCAATAAAATTTTAATGCCTATGATCAACGAGGCTATCATTACTTTATACGAAGGAGAGGCAGGAGTAACAGAAATTGATACCGTAATGAAATTAGGAATGGCTCATCCAATGGGTCCGTTACAATTGGCTGACTTTATCGGTTTGGATGTTTGTTTAAATATTTTACGTGTGTTACAAGACGGATTCGGTAATCCAAAATACTCGCCATGCCCACTTTTAGTGAATATGGTTACAGCCGGAGATTTAGGTGTGAAATCAGGCAAAGGATTTTACGATTACAGTGGAGGCGGAAAAGAATTAGTGGTTGCCGAAGGATTTAAAAAAAAAATTGAATCAACCTCATTAGCCTAG
- a CDS encoding metallophosphatase yields the protein MEGTNRRDFLKYIMGSAVGLYGLDALAVNKSLLKKDFKKLTVLYTNDQHSRIESFPGNDPKYPDMGGFAKRAAIIEKIREEEKNVLLLDAGDIFQGTPYFNYFEGELEYKLMSMMQYDATTFGNHDFDLGCENLVKQMPHANFDFMNCNYNFNDSILHKHPQIKAFKIFRKGGIKIGVLGVGIDLKNLVSDKLVGGVQYQDPVSQSDRIAAYLKKEERCDLVICLSHLGYSYNNSKISDKILASQSENIDLIIGGHTHTFLKEPDLIKNKMGIDIPVTQVGWAGIWLGKINYYFSPCGKWTYKSCENHPVL from the coding sequence ATGGAAGGTACAAATAGAAGAGATTTTTTAAAATACATAATGGGTTCGGCAGTTGGTCTTTATGGCTTAGATGCATTAGCAGTGAATAAATCGCTATTGAAAAAGGATTTCAAGAAGTTAACCGTTTTGTATACCAATGATCAGCATAGCAGAATTGAGTCATTTCCCGGGAATGACCCTAAATATCCGGACATGGGTGGATTTGCCAAGCGAGCGGCAATAATCGAAAAAATAAGAGAAGAAGAAAAAAATGTACTGTTATTGGATGCCGGAGATATTTTTCAAGGTACTCCCTATTTTAATTATTTTGAAGGCGAGTTAGAGTACAAGTTAATGAGTATGATGCAATATGACGCAACCACATTTGGTAATCATGATTTTGATTTGGGTTGCGAAAATTTGGTGAAACAAATGCCCCATGCAAATTTTGATTTTATGAATTGCAATTATAATTTTAATGACTCGATACTGCATAAACACCCTCAAATTAAAGCGTTTAAAATATTTAGAAAAGGTGGAATTAAGATTGGTGTTTTAGGAGTTGGGATTGATTTAAAAAATTTGGTGAGTGATAAATTAGTTGGTGGAGTTCAGTATCAAGACCCTGTGTCGCAGAGTGATCGAATAGCTGCATATTTAAAAAAAGAAGAAAGGTGTGATTTAGTCATTTGCTTATCTCATTTGGGATATAGTTATAACAACAGTAAAATTTCAGATAAAATTTTAGCTTCTCAAAGTGAAAATATCGATTTAATCATTGGGGGACATACCCATACTTTTTTGAAAGAGCCCGATTTGATTAAAAATAAAATGGGAATCGATATTCCGGTTACACAAGTTGGTTGGGCAGGAATTTGGTTGGGAAAAATAAATTATTATTTTTCGCCCTGCGGAAAATGGACCTATAAAAGTTGCGAAAATCATCCTGTTTTATAG
- a CDS encoding carboxypeptidase-like regulatory domain-containing protein: MKNIFLITLFALSAYCTAQEMFTISGKIYGDKEELPFATIIVQGGTYGTNSNENGAYKLKLPKGDYQLIFQYVGFGRKIIPVNLNSNQEINVTLKQDGISLKEIEVKAGEDPAYPIMRKVLKKRKFFLEQVNAFTCMAYIKGLQRISKIPKNLGLLMKLGGGEAEDTSQIKGVVYLSECISKYHFRKPDEEKEIMYASKVSGNNKAFSFNKLGDMDINFYENLINMGGLSARPIISPLNDNAFFFYKFYLLGKIEDEGKIISKIKVVPKRKTDPCFRGIIYIQDSTWRITGADLMLTKETKINFVDTLHVKQLCASVIGDSIWMPVTINFSFDFNAFGVSGKGYFNAHIKDYDLNPIYPDNFFKNEVLQVEEKANKKDSAYWNAYRPVPLTEEEQADYREKDSIEVVHDSPRYQDSIDKKRNRFEFSDVFMGYNYQKSKKDITIQFPGIIANGIQYNTVEGLNLSYKFSLEKDYENKKHLNINGKCRYGFANELWGGEAGIHYRYNPKKFSRIGMNLKSIVEQYNQQDPIIGPVNSIYSLLVNENYMKLYKESGGEISYFSEISNGIFFHTVLKYVERESLQNKSDQLIIDDTKKLFTSNDPLFPNTHDSLFSLHNAFTTDFTFSFRFKQKYSSLPDQKWINGSKYPRLSITYKKAIPVLESVVDYDLISANLSDRIRLGLFGNFRFSLKGGYFINAKNMYLMDQKNFNGNQTIILNSDYLGSYRLLPYYSFSSSEWFFEVHAEHHFNGFIINKIPVFKRLKIQEVAGVHFLANEKLPQYIEANFGIEKLFRFIRVEYVLGFEPQQKVRNGILVGFKLEF, encoded by the coding sequence ATGAAGAATATTTTTTTGATCACACTCTTTGCCTTATCAGCTTACTGCACAGCACAAGAAATGTTTACCATTTCCGGTAAAATTTATGGCGATAAAGAAGAATTACCTTTTGCAACCATAATAGTACAAGGTGGCACTTACGGAACCAATAGTAACGAAAACGGAGCCTATAAATTAAAACTCCCAAAGGGAGATTACCAACTGATTTTTCAATATGTAGGATTTGGGAGGAAAATTATTCCGGTAAATCTGAATTCCAACCAGGAAATAAATGTAACGCTTAAACAAGATGGTATTTCATTAAAAGAAATTGAAGTGAAAGCCGGTGAAGACCCCGCTTACCCGATTATGCGTAAGGTATTGAAAAAACGCAAATTTTTTCTGGAACAAGTAAATGCTTTTACTTGCATGGCCTACATAAAAGGATTACAGCGCATTTCTAAAATACCCAAAAATTTAGGGCTTTTAATGAAGTTAGGCGGAGGAGAAGCAGAGGATACATCTCAGATTAAAGGCGTGGTTTACCTCTCTGAATGCATTTCAAAATATCATTTCAGAAAACCCGACGAAGAAAAAGAAATTATGTACGCCAGTAAAGTGAGCGGAAACAACAAAGCTTTTAGTTTTAATAAACTGGGCGATATGGATATTAATTTTTATGAAAATTTAATTAATATGGGAGGCTTAAGTGCTCGACCAATCATTTCTCCGCTAAATGATAACGCCTTTTTCTTTTATAAGTTTTATTTGCTTGGAAAAATTGAAGATGAAGGTAAAATTATTAGTAAAATAAAAGTAGTTCCTAAACGGAAAACAGACCCCTGCTTTAGAGGAATTATTTACATACAAGACAGCACCTGGAGAATTACAGGAGCGGATTTAATGTTAACCAAGGAAACAAAAATAAATTTTGTAGATACCTTGCATGTAAAACAATTGTGCGCTTCTGTTATTGGCGATAGCATTTGGATGCCCGTTACCATCAACTTCTCCTTTGATTTTAATGCCTTTGGCGTAAGCGGAAAGGGATACTTTAATGCCCACATTAAAGATTATGACCTAAACCCGATTTACCCAGATAACTTTTTTAAAAATGAAGTGCTACAGGTTGAAGAAAAAGCCAATAAAAAAGACAGCGCTTACTGGAATGCTTATCGTCCGGTTCCATTAACGGAAGAAGAGCAGGCTGATTACCGGGAAAAGGACAGTATTGAAGTTGTCCATGATAGTCCGCGTTATCAAGATTCTATTGACAAAAAAAGAAACCGCTTTGAATTTTCGGATGTATTTATGGGTTATAACTATCAAAAGAGCAAAAAAGATATTACCATTCAATTCCCGGGAATAATTGCAAACGGCATTCAATATAACACCGTAGAAGGATTAAACCTGAGTTACAAATTTTCTTTAGAAAAAGATTATGAAAATAAAAAACACTTGAATATAAATGGTAAATGCCGTTACGGATTTGCCAACGAACTTTGGGGCGGAGAGGCCGGCATACATTACCGTTATAATCCGAAAAAATTTTCACGAATTGGCATGAATTTGAAAAGCATAGTGGAACAATACAATCAGCAGGACCCCATCATAGGTCCCGTAAATTCCATTTATTCCTTACTTGTGAATGAAAATTACATGAAGTTATATAAGGAAAGCGGTGGAGAAATCAGTTATTTTTCGGAAATAAGCAACGGTATTTTCTTTCATACCGTTTTAAAATATGTGGAAAGAGAATCCTTACAAAATAAAAGTGATCAACTTATTATTGACGATACCAAAAAATTATTTACAAGCAACGATCCGTTGTTTCCGAACACACACGATTCTCTATTCAGCTTACATAATGCATTTACCACCGACTTCACTTTCTCATTTCGTTTCAAACAAAAATATTCTTCTTTACCTGATCAAAAATGGATTAACGGAAGTAAATATCCCAGATTGAGCATTACCTACAAAAAAGCAATTCCTGTTCTTGAATCGGTAGTGGATTACGATTTAATTAGCGCGAATTTATCGGATCGAATTCGATTGGGATTATTTGGCAATTTTCGTTTTAGTTTGAAAGGAGGATATTTTATTAATGCTAAAAATATGTATCTGATGGATCAAAAGAATTTTAATGGCAATCAAACGATCATTCTCAATTCAGATTACCTGGGCAGTTATCGATTATTACCTTATTACTCATTCAGTTCTTCAGAATGGTTTTTTGAAGTGCATGCTGAACACCATTTTAATGGTTTTATCATTAACAAAATTCCGGTTTTTAAAAGATTAAAAATTCAGGAAGTTGCCGGTGTGCATTTTCTGGCAAACGAAAAATTACCTCAATATATTGAAGCCAATTTTGGAATTGAAAAGTTGTTTCGCTTTATACGAGTGGAATATGTACTTGGCTTTGAACCTCAACAAAAAGTAAGAAATGGAATTCTGGTCGGCTTTAAACTGGAGTTTTAA
- a CDS encoding DUF1599 domain-containing protein, with protein sequence MQNTSQQYDSAISQCKDIFLKKMKDYGTAWRNLRPSSITDQIFIKAQRIKSIEEKGTQKIKDDIKGEYVGIINYCLIALMQLDLQNDERMEMPVAEIEAMYDKHVLITKKLMLDKNHDYGEAWRDMRVSSLTDLILMKIFRVKQIEDNKGKTIISEGVDANYMDMINYSVFALVKLN encoded by the coding sequence ATGCAAAATACCTCACAACAATATGATTCGGCCATTTCGCAATGCAAAGATATCTTTTTAAAGAAAATGAAAGATTATGGCACGGCTTGGCGTAATTTAAGACCCAGTTCCATCACCGATCAGATTTTTATTAAAGCGCAACGGATAAAAAGCATTGAAGAGAAAGGTACTCAAAAAATTAAAGATGACATTAAGGGTGAATATGTTGGAATTATTAATTATTGCCTCATTGCTTTAATGCAACTTGATTTGCAAAATGATGAGCGAATGGAAATGCCCGTAGCAGAGATTGAAGCCATGTACGATAAACATGTTTTAATCACTAAAAAATTAATGTTAGACAAAAATCACGATTATGGAGAAGCCTGGCGAGATATGCGGGTAAGCTCTTTAACCGATTTAATTTTAATGAAAATATTCCGGGTAAAACAGATTGAAGATAACAAAGGCAAAACGATTATTAGCGAAGGAGTGGATGCTAATTACATGGATATGATAAACTATTCGGTTTTTGCCTTGGTGAAGTTGAATTAA
- a CDS encoding sulfite exporter TauE/SafE family protein — MGLIGGGGSILGVPILVYLEGLDSTSATSYSLFIVGITSLIGSFTYLKNGNISVEAIVQFAIASVVGVFCTRKYILPAVPEEINFLGLVLSKNSIILVVFAVLMLGSSYSMIKKRKPNLQSDANWREFFKSPFGIPFIVFLGLMVGLLTGFVGAGGGFIIVPVLMTFLKLNFKKAIGTSLTIIALNSLIGFTGNLGNQEIDWKTLLVLSAISISGIIIGSLLAGYISAKKLKPAFGWFTLIIGIFVLGKEIFFK; from the coding sequence ATGGGCTTGATTGGCGGTGGCGGCTCAATTCTTGGAGTACCCATTTTAGTTTATCTCGAAGGTCTTGATTCTACTTCCGCTACCTCCTACTCTCTTTTTATTGTTGGCATTACTTCTTTAATAGGCTCATTTACTTATTTAAAAAACGGAAACATAAGTGTGGAAGCTATAGTACAATTTGCCATTGCCTCTGTTGTAGGTGTATTTTGCACCAGAAAATATATTTTGCCCGCTGTACCGGAAGAGATAAATTTTTTAGGTTTAGTATTGTCTAAAAACTCCATCATCCTCGTTGTTTTCGCCGTACTCATGTTAGGCTCTTCGTATTCCATGATTAAAAAACGTAAACCAAATTTACAAAGTGATGCCAATTGGCGTGAATTTTTCAAAAGCCCCTTCGGAATACCGTTTATTGTTTTTTTAGGATTAATGGTTGGTTTATTAACCGGGTTTGTGGGAGCCGGAGGCGGATTTATTATTGTTCCGGTATTAATGACTTTTCTAAAATTAAATTTTAAAAAAGCCATAGGCACTTCGCTTACTATTATAGCCTTGAATTCATTAATTGGATTTACCGGAAATTTGGGTAATCAGGAAATTGATTGGAAAACCTTATTGGTGTTATCTGCTATTTCTATTTCAGGAATAATAATTGGAAGCTTATTGGCGGGATATATTTCAGCAAAAAAACTAAAGCCGGCCTTTGGGTGGTTTACTTTAATTATTGGTATTTTTGTTTTAGGAAAAGAGATTTTTTTTAAATAG
- the folP gene encoding dihydropteroate synthase has protein sequence MAIINLTPDSFYDGNKYFETSDVMRDIEEKLAQGADIIDLGAMSSRPGSSEITLEEEWNRLTGTLKQCRKEFPDTFISIDTYRSEIAKRAAEFGADIINDIGGGNLDSKMHQTISEIQIPYILMHMQGNPKIMQENPTYQNVTTEVKDFFKNSIAKFEALNFNKIIIDPGFGFGKTLEHNYTLLKNLEEYTSLGFPVLAGVSRKSMINKIIQTNPVSALNGTTVLNTIALLNGAKILRVHDVLEAKQAIELVYYFKNV, from the coding sequence ATGGCTATTATCAATCTGACTCCGGATAGTTTTTACGACGGCAATAAATATTTCGAAACAAGCGATGTTATGCGTGATATTGAGGAGAAATTAGCACAGGGGGCTGATATCATTGATTTAGGAGCCATGTCGAGTCGTCCGGGTTCTTCCGAGATTACCCTGGAGGAAGAGTGGAACCGTTTAACAGGCACCTTAAAACAATGCCGAAAAGAATTTCCTGATACTTTTATAAGTATTGATACTTACAGAAGCGAAATTGCCAAGCGTGCAGCTGAGTTTGGCGCAGATATTATTAATGATATTGGCGGGGGAAATTTAGATTCAAAAATGCATCAAACCATAAGCGAAATTCAAATACCTTATATTTTGATGCACATGCAGGGAAATCCAAAAATAATGCAGGAAAATCCCACTTATCAAAATGTAACTACCGAGGTGAAAGACTTTTTTAAAAATAGCATTGCGAAATTTGAAGCCTTAAACTTTAATAAAATAATTATTGATCCGGGATTTGGATTTGGAAAAACCCTTGAACATAATTATACCTTACTGAAAAACCTGGAGGAATATACCTCATTGGGTTTTCCTGTGCTGGCCGGTGTATCGCGAAAAAGTATGATTAATAAAATTATTCAAACCAATCCGGTAAGCGCTTTAAACGGAACTACAGTATTAAATACCATAGCCTTGTTAAATGGTGCTAAAATTTTAAGAGTACACGATGTTTTAGAGGCCAAACAAGCAATAGAATTAGTGTACTATTTTAAAAACGTGTAA
- the aspS gene encoding aspartate--tRNA ligase produces MLKTVLRSHTCGELRINDINKEVTLCGWVQKSRKLGGATFIDLRDRYGITQLVYLEDDKNENVQHVDSLTREMVLQVEGTVVERENKNKNLATGDIELKIKKITILNNAITPPFTIEEETDGGDELRMKFRYLDLRRNIVRKNLELRHKMALETRNYLDKQNFLEVETPVLIKSTPEGARDFVVPSRMNPGQFYALPQSPQTFKQLLMVSGFDRYYQIVKCFRDEDLRADRQPEFTQIDCEMSFVEQEDILNTFEGLVGHLFKSLKGIDIPPIKRMTYADAMKYYGNDKPDTRFEMKLVHLTQIVKGKNFKVFDDAETILAICAKNCAEYTRKQLDELTDWVKRPQIGATGLIYMRHNTDGTLKSSVDKFFNEEELKKWSAACASQPGDLILVLAGKESGTRKAMSELRLEMGNKCGLRNNTIFSCLWVIDFPLLEWNEGDPNLLASLAGRWHAKHHPFTSPKQEDIHLLDSDPGAVRANAYDLVINGVEVGGGSIRIFNKELQAKMFNTLGFSQEEATKQFGFLMQAFEYGAPPHGGIAFGFDRLCSLFGGAESIRDFIAFPKNNSGRDMMIDAPSEISEEQLNELSIKMKLN; encoded by the coding sequence ATGCTCAAAACGGTACTACGATCGCATACTTGCGGTGAATTAAGAATTAACGATATTAACAAAGAAGTTACGCTTTGTGGTTGGGTGCAGAAATCCCGAAAACTTGGCGGCGCTACTTTTATTGACCTAAGAGACCGATATGGTATAACGCAATTGGTTTATTTAGAAGATGACAAAAATGAAAATGTTCAACATGTAGATAGTTTAACTCGCGAAATGGTATTGCAAGTTGAAGGAACAGTGGTTGAACGCGAGAATAAAAACAAAAACTTAGCAACCGGTGACATTGAATTGAAAATTAAAAAAATTACCATTTTAAATAATGCAATCACACCGCCTTTTACTATTGAAGAAGAAACGGATGGCGGTGATGAGTTACGCATGAAATTCCGTTACCTGGATTTGAGAAGAAATATCGTACGCAAAAACCTGGAACTTCGCCATAAAATGGCACTTGAAACCAGAAATTATTTAGATAAACAAAACTTCTTAGAAGTAGAAACACCTGTATTAATTAAATCAACTCCTGAAGGAGCTCGTGATTTTGTAGTTCCCAGCCGAATGAACCCCGGTCAGTTTTACGCTTTACCTCAATCCCCACAAACCTTTAAACAGTTATTAATGGTGAGTGGTTTTGATCGCTACTACCAAATCGTAAAATGTTTCAGAGATGAAGATTTACGTGCCGATCGTCAACCTGAATTTACGCAAATCGACTGCGAAATGAGTTTTGTTGAGCAAGAAGATATTTTAAATACGTTTGAAGGATTAGTTGGGCATTTATTTAAAAGTTTAAAAGGAATTGATATCCCACCGATTAAACGCATGACTTATGCCGATGCCATGAAATATTACGGCAACGATAAACCCGATACGCGTTTTGAAATGAAGTTGGTGCACTTAACTCAAATAGTAAAAGGAAAAAATTTTAAGGTTTTTGATGATGCAGAAACTATACTTGCTATTTGCGCAAAAAATTGCGCGGAATATACCCGCAAGCAATTGGATGAATTAACCGATTGGGTGAAACGTCCGCAGATTGGAGCCACGGGATTAATTTATATGCGACATAATACAGATGGCACTTTAAAATCAAGTGTAGATAAATTTTTCAACGAAGAAGAGCTTAAGAAATGGAGCGCTGCCTGCGCATCGCAACCCGGTGATTTAATTTTGGTTTTAGCCGGCAAAGAAAGTGGTACAAGAAAAGCCATGAGTGAACTTCGTTTGGAAATGGGCAATAAATGCGGCCTACGGAATAATACCATATTCTCTTGTTTATGGGTAATTGATTTTCCTTTACTGGAGTGGAATGAGGGCGATCCTAACTTACTCGCTTCATTGGCCGGAAGATGGCACGCCAAGCATCATCCCTTTACTTCTCCAAAGCAGGAAGATATTCATTTGTTAGACAGTGATCCGGGTGCTGTTAGAGCAAACGCTTACGATTTAGTTATTAATGGCGTAGAAGTGGGAGGTGGAAGCATACGAATTTTCAATAAAGAATTACAAGCTAAAATGTTTAATACCCTTGGATTTAGCCAAGAAGAAGCTACTAAACAATTTGGATTTTTAATGCAGGCATTTGAATATGGCGCTCCGCCGCATGGTGGAATTGCCTTTGGATTTGATCGCTTATGTTCTTTGTTTGGTGGGGCTGAAAGTATACGCGATTTTATAGCCTTCCCTAAAAATAATTCCGGCAGAGATATGATGATAGATGCACCCAGTGAAATTAGCGAAGAACAATTAAATGAATTATCCATTAAAATGAAATTAAATTGA